A portion of the Rhodococcus pseudokoreensis genome contains these proteins:
- a CDS encoding Gfo/Idh/MocA family protein translates to MTSTRPRIALVGSGKMGSLHARVLAQSPLCDLALLVEPREEHGRDVAARFGAAWAADFDDLDGIDAVVVAAATPAHYEVAGRVLDLGKPLLVEKPLAATYEESTDLVKRAAATGVPLMCGLLERFNPAVRTAREFAGDVWQVNGIRHSPFVSRIPTGVATDLLIHDVDLAIGFVGSPPVGVKAEFGYFHDGSRRNDAEDCAEAVLRFESGAVATISASRVSQRKVRQLSLLEPDRLIEIDLLRRDITIYRHIDDDLPADRDGYKQQTVIEIPTIRYSDEPLAAQLAHYVGLVGGEGDADAERESILPAHRVVHEATVSATG, encoded by the coding sequence GCGGATCGCGCTCGTCGGATCCGGGAAGATGGGTTCGCTGCACGCCCGCGTCCTCGCGCAGTCGCCGCTGTGCGACCTGGCGTTGCTGGTGGAACCGCGGGAAGAACACGGACGGGACGTCGCCGCACGGTTCGGCGCCGCGTGGGCCGCGGATTTCGACGACCTGGACGGCATCGACGCCGTCGTCGTCGCGGCCGCGACCCCCGCACACTACGAGGTGGCGGGCCGCGTGCTGGACCTCGGGAAGCCGCTGCTCGTCGAAAAGCCGCTCGCCGCAACGTACGAGGAGAGCACCGATCTGGTGAAACGCGCCGCCGCGACGGGCGTCCCGCTGATGTGCGGTCTGCTCGAGCGGTTCAACCCGGCGGTCCGGACGGCCCGCGAATTCGCCGGTGACGTGTGGCAGGTCAACGGAATCCGGCACTCGCCGTTCGTCTCTCGCATCCCCACCGGCGTCGCGACGGACCTGCTGATCCACGACGTCGACCTGGCGATCGGATTCGTCGGATCGCCACCGGTCGGGGTGAAGGCCGAATTCGGTTACTTCCACGACGGTTCGCGGCGCAACGACGCCGAGGACTGCGCGGAGGCGGTGCTGCGGTTCGAATCCGGGGCGGTGGCCACCATCTCGGCCAGCCGGGTGAGTCAGCGGAAGGTCCGGCAGTTGTCGCTGCTGGAACCGGACCGTCTGATCGAGATCGACCTGCTGCGCCGCGACATCACCATCTACCGGCACATCGACGACGACCTCCCCGCCGACCGCGACGGGTACAAGCAGCAGACGGTGATCGAGATCCCCACCATCCGCTACAGCGACGAACCCCTCGCCGCCCAACTCGCGCATTACGTCGGGCTGGTCGGCGGCGAGGGGGACGCCGACGCGGAGCGCGAGTCGATCCTGCCCGCGCACCGCGTGGTCCACGAGGCGACCGTGTCGGCTACCGGCTGA
- the rsgA gene encoding ribosome small subunit-dependent GTPase A produces MFDSGHLLPYGWNDTLSDTFDSYPDDGREPGRVIRVDRGRCDVAAPAGVVHALAGEHTLCTGDWVTLHRHGDDIAVADLFPRRSAIVRSSASGRSEGQLLAANVDTVVIAAALDTALDLGRIERLLALSWESGAQPVVALTKSDTVQDVSLATAEVAAVAPGATVVAVSADTGDGVDILTAVIDGTVALIGPSGAGKSTLANALLGADVLATGRVREGDNKGRHTTAHRELLPLPSGGALIDTPGLRGVGMWDAADGIDKTFPEIEELAAQCRFADCSHETEPGCAVLEAVAGGALPERRLASYRKLIRENGWIASRSDARLRAEREREWKTIARWQRQMYRSRGH; encoded by the coding sequence ATGTTCGATTCTGGACACCTCCTGCCCTACGGCTGGAACGACACTCTTTCCGACACCTTCGACAGCTACCCCGACGACGGCCGCGAGCCCGGCCGGGTGATCCGCGTGGACCGCGGGCGCTGCGACGTCGCCGCGCCCGCCGGCGTCGTCCACGCCCTCGCCGGTGAGCACACCCTGTGCACCGGCGACTGGGTGACACTTCACCGGCACGGCGACGACATCGCCGTCGCCGATCTGTTCCCCCGGCGCAGCGCGATCGTCCGGTCGTCCGCGTCCGGCCGGTCCGAGGGGCAACTCCTCGCGGCCAACGTCGACACGGTGGTGATCGCCGCCGCACTGGACACCGCCCTCGATCTCGGGCGCATCGAACGACTGCTCGCGCTGTCGTGGGAGAGTGGCGCGCAGCCGGTGGTCGCGCTCACCAAATCCGATACCGTGCAGGACGTTTCCCTCGCGACCGCGGAAGTGGCGGCGGTGGCGCCGGGCGCGACCGTGGTCGCGGTGAGCGCCGACACCGGCGACGGCGTCGACATCCTCACCGCCGTGATCGACGGGACCGTCGCCCTCATCGGACCGTCGGGCGCGGGCAAGTCGACGCTCGCGAACGCGTTGCTCGGCGCGGACGTGCTCGCCACCGGACGCGTCCGCGAGGGCGACAACAAGGGACGCCACACGACGGCGCACCGGGAACTGCTGCCGCTGCCGTCCGGCGGCGCCCTGATCGACACCCCGGGACTGCGGGGTGTCGGCATGTGGGACGCGGCCGACGGCATCGACAAGACGTTCCCCGAGATCGAGGAACTTGCGGCGCAGTGCCGGTTCGCGGACTGCTCGCACGAGACCGAACCCGGCTGCGCGGTCCTCGAAGCGGTGGCCGGCGGCGCATTGCCCGAACGCAGACTCGCCAGCTACCGCAAGCTGATTCGCGAGAACGGGTGGATCGCGTCCCGCAGCGACGCACGGCTGCGGGCCGAGCGGGAGCGTGAGTGGAAGACCATCGCCCGCTGGCAACGCCAGATGTACCGCAGCCGCGGTCACTGA
- a CDS encoding SGNH/GDSL hydrolase family protein gives MRRWILGVPVAVLIPLLAGCSTSTTPPVAQPQPQPESPAVATLVGLGDSIPAGDGCPGCTPFVELFGDQLSGDSALPVQVANLGVGGWTSTDLLDSLEPGAYDADAVSAADLVTVTIGANDFYTELDDYLDGDCGGDDGLGCFAPVLPELQTTLTSVLDRIAELRAGQPTAVLVTGYWDVFPDGDVARELYGPQFLRDSAALTLRANDVISGVAGAEGATYVDLFSTFKGTWGDGDPTGLLADDGDHPNQIGHQLIADALSSAAAAGSGSTDVSAFTSSEWSPR, from the coding sequence GTGCGACGCTGGATTCTCGGTGTTCCCGTAGCGGTTCTGATTCCGCTCCTCGCCGGCTGTTCCACGTCGACGACACCGCCGGTGGCGCAACCGCAACCGCAGCCGGAGTCGCCCGCGGTCGCGACGCTCGTGGGCCTGGGCGATTCGATCCCGGCAGGCGACGGATGCCCCGGATGCACACCGTTCGTGGAACTGTTCGGTGATCAGCTGTCCGGCGACTCCGCGCTGCCCGTCCAGGTGGCGAACCTGGGTGTCGGGGGCTGGACCAGCACCGATCTGCTCGATTCCCTCGAACCCGGTGCATACGACGCCGACGCCGTGAGTGCCGCCGACCTCGTCACCGTCACGATCGGCGCCAACGACTTCTACACCGAACTCGACGACTACCTGGACGGCGACTGCGGCGGCGACGACGGGCTCGGCTGCTTCGCGCCGGTGCTGCCGGAGTTGCAGACCACGTTGACGTCCGTGCTCGACCGCATCGCCGAACTGCGGGCCGGTCAGCCGACCGCGGTGCTGGTCACCGGGTACTGGGACGTCTTCCCGGACGGCGACGTGGCCCGCGAGTTGTACGGCCCGCAATTCCTCCGGGACAGTGCCGCGCTGACGTTGCGCGCCAACGACGTCATCTCGGGGGTCGCGGGCGCGGAGGGCGCCACGTACGTCGACCTGTTCAGCACGTTCAAGGGGACGTGGGGCGACGGCGACCCCACCGGTCTGCTGGCCGACGACGGTGACCACCCGAACCAGATCGGCCACCAGTTGATCGCCGACGCGTTGTCGTCGGCGGCGGCCGCGGGATCCGGCTCCACCGACGTGTCGGCGTTCACGTCGTCCGAGTGGTCGCCCCGCTGA
- a CDS encoding glycosyltransferase, with translation MNESASVAPVDGSTAAVRSALTEHRAPDRLVVARGLFTGPTTRVKDDLYARIVKGRAHRERHVVHLEKGATVDTDTYFGRFAASYYQRWTTVTDVTVGFRHEADGHAVVALRGSDSGGNSRILSTTEIDGTGTATLSAKLDAYLDGGSLWVEFTAVDGALAVSELEWTVAAPSVIRPAAIAICTFNRADDCAETVAAIANDPTMASGIDAVYVVDQGSDHVSDREKFTEVAEILGDKLVYLRQPNLGGAGGFTRGMYEVSGINEHANLILMDDDILCEPESILRMNAFANVTTEPTLVGAQMLYLMNPEHLHVSAEEADLSKLKAGRWAAGSRHDINLLKKKQHRRVDAGYNAWWSCLIPAEVVAQIGLPLPMFFQWDDIEYGIRARAAGFVTVTLPNAGVWHADFHWKDRDDWAKYFSIRNSLIAAALHSDFDAKSLSKMMTREITQYLVSMQYGLAYTMIRGIEDFLEGPKVLEDGGQAVLAAIREERKRFPETVKHPATNIPGVRNSDLVTRYAGFEPDKSKIDLVLAKRAAYQWLGRTQHGVASIPVAEAHWWHVSLFDTAVITDASQSGVRVRRRDKETARELTARTAKLMKRFREDAASTQRQYRDALPQLTSRENWARLYGQ, from the coding sequence ATGAACGAGTCTGCGTCGGTAGCACCTGTGGACGGGAGCACGGCCGCGGTCCGGAGTGCTCTCACCGAGCATCGCGCACCCGACCGCCTGGTGGTGGCGCGAGGTCTGTTCACGGGACCGACCACCCGGGTGAAGGACGACCTGTACGCCAGGATCGTCAAGGGCCGCGCCCACCGCGAGCGGCACGTCGTGCACCTCGAGAAGGGTGCGACGGTCGACACCGACACCTACTTCGGCCGGTTCGCGGCCAGCTACTACCAGCGCTGGACCACGGTCACCGACGTGACCGTCGGTTTCCGCCACGAGGCCGACGGCCACGCCGTGGTGGCGCTGCGCGGCTCCGATTCGGGCGGCAACTCCCGCATCCTGTCGACGACGGAGATCGACGGCACGGGCACGGCGACGCTGTCCGCGAAACTCGACGCCTACCTCGACGGCGGCTCCCTGTGGGTGGAGTTCACCGCCGTCGACGGCGCCCTCGCCGTGAGCGAACTGGAGTGGACCGTCGCCGCGCCGTCGGTGATCCGTCCCGCCGCGATCGCGATCTGCACGTTCAACCGCGCCGACGACTGCGCCGAGACCGTCGCCGCCATCGCGAACGACCCGACGATGGCGTCCGGCATCGACGCCGTCTACGTCGTCGACCAGGGCAGCGACCACGTGTCGGACCGGGAGAAGTTCACCGAGGTCGCCGAGATCCTGGGCGACAAACTCGTCTACCTGCGGCAGCCGAACCTCGGCGGGGCCGGCGGCTTCACCCGCGGCATGTACGAGGTGTCGGGCATCAACGAGCACGCCAACCTGATCCTGATGGACGACGACATCCTGTGCGAGCCGGAGTCGATCCTGCGGATGAACGCGTTCGCCAACGTCACCACCGAGCCGACGCTCGTCGGGGCGCAGATGCTGTACCTGATGAACCCGGAGCACCTGCACGTCAGCGCGGAGGAAGCGGACCTGTCGAAGCTGAAGGCGGGCCGCTGGGCGGCCGGGTCGCGGCACGACATCAACCTGCTGAAGAAGAAGCAGCACAGGCGCGTCGACGCCGGCTACAACGCGTGGTGGTCGTGCCTGATCCCCGCGGAGGTGGTCGCGCAGATCGGGCTCCCGTTGCCGATGTTCTTCCAGTGGGACGACATCGAGTACGGCATCCGCGCCCGCGCGGCCGGATTCGTCACCGTCACGCTGCCCAATGCCGGTGTGTGGCACGCGGACTTCCACTGGAAGGACCGCGACGACTGGGCCAAATACTTCAGCATCCGCAACTCGCTGATCGCCGCCGCGCTGCACAGTGATTTCGACGCCAAGTCGCTGAGCAAGATGATGACGCGGGAGATCACCCAGTACCTCGTGTCGATGCAGTACGGGTTGGCGTACACCATGATTCGCGGTATCGAGGACTTCCTCGAGGGTCCGAAGGTGCTCGAGGACGGCGGTCAGGCCGTGCTGGCGGCGATCCGGGAGGAGCGCAAGCGGTTCCCGGAAACCGTCAAGCATCCCGCGACGAACATCCCCGGTGTCCGCAACTCCGACCTCGTCACCCGGTACGCCGGTTTCGAGCCGGACAAGAGCAAGATCGACCTCGTCCTCGCCAAGCGTGCGGCGTACCAGTGGCTCGGCCGCACCCAGCACGGTGTCGCGAGTATTCCTGTGGCCGAGGCGCACTGGTGGCACGTGTCGCTGTTCGACACCGCCGTCATCACAGACGCCTCCCAGTCCGGGGTGCGGGTGCGCCGCCGCGACAAGGAGACCGCGCGCGAACTCACCGCCCGGACCGCCAAGCTGATGAAGCGGTTCCGCGAGGATGCGGCGTCGACGCAGCGTCAGTACCGGGATGCGTTGCCGCAGCTCACCAGCCGAGAGAACTGGGCTCGCCTGTACGGTCAGTGA
- a CDS encoding glycosyltransferase family 39 protein, with protein sequence MTLPGPLPARDVRGLSRDSLLVFAVGVLLGAAWSWRPSFWYDEVATLYSSQRSRPDLSNMLGHIDAVHGLYYVAMRYWFAVFGASEFSARFPSALAVGAAGAGVVVLGALISTRRVAVLSGLLFVILPSVTWAAAEARGYAATAAAAVWLTVILLAALRLRRWWLWALYAAGLVVSIVLFVYLVTLVPAHLLTLLLLRAARRSWLGWASATAVGMVVAAPFVALVRREAVQVAWIPPLDGHLPRAVAEYQWFVGAPWFAVLFAVLVVAGAVALVRGRRLPPVLSVTLPWIAVPMALLLAYSLLRSPVYLPRYFTFTTPAVALIGGLCLAALTRRWWQCAAVLAVFAVAASPGYVAQREQWAKPSGMDFSTVNVFAGQHVRPGDCVLFDKPAWNPTSLRLVKDVRPDAFDGTRDIGLGTTAASRGSLWDDELAVPDLAGPLGSCTVVWFFTDYERDSERIIRHTSNEVWTLPPYHFEDTEAFAALARSGLRIDERATFNVTQAVKLVR encoded by the coding sequence GTGACGTTGCCCGGACCGCTGCCGGCCCGCGATGTGCGTGGGCTGTCGCGAGATTCGCTGCTCGTCTTCGCTGTCGGTGTGCTGCTCGGTGCGGCGTGGAGTTGGCGTCCGTCGTTCTGGTACGACGAGGTCGCGACGCTGTATTCGAGTCAGCGGTCCCGGCCGGACCTGTCGAATATGCTCGGCCACATCGACGCCGTGCACGGTCTGTACTACGTCGCGATGCGGTACTGGTTCGCGGTGTTCGGGGCGTCGGAGTTCTCGGCACGGTTCCCGAGCGCCCTCGCCGTGGGCGCCGCGGGTGCGGGTGTGGTGGTGCTCGGTGCGCTGATCTCGACCCGGCGGGTGGCGGTGTTGTCCGGGCTCCTGTTCGTGATCCTGCCCAGCGTAACGTGGGCGGCCGCGGAGGCCCGCGGGTACGCGGCCACGGCGGCGGCCGCGGTGTGGTTGACGGTGATTCTCCTTGCGGCACTGAGACTCCGGCGGTGGTGGCTGTGGGCGCTGTACGCCGCGGGCCTGGTGGTGTCGATCGTGTTGTTCGTCTACCTCGTCACGCTGGTGCCCGCGCACCTGCTGACGCTCCTGCTGCTGCGCGCGGCCCGGCGGTCCTGGCTCGGATGGGCGTCGGCCACCGCCGTCGGGATGGTGGTCGCGGCGCCGTTCGTGGCGCTGGTGCGCCGGGAAGCCGTCCAGGTCGCGTGGATCCCGCCGCTCGACGGCCACCTGCCGCGCGCCGTGGCCGAGTACCAATGGTTCGTCGGTGCACCGTGGTTCGCGGTGCTGTTCGCCGTGCTGGTGGTGGCCGGGGCGGTGGCGCTGGTGCGCGGTCGCCGGTTGCCCCCGGTGCTGTCCGTCACGCTGCCGTGGATCGCGGTGCCGATGGCGCTGCTGCTCGCCTATTCGCTGCTGCGCAGCCCGGTGTATCTCCCGCGGTATTTCACGTTCACGACGCCGGCGGTGGCCCTGATCGGCGGACTCTGCCTGGCCGCGCTGACCCGGAGATGGTGGCAGTGCGCCGCGGTGCTGGCGGTGTTCGCGGTCGCCGCGTCGCCGGGGTACGTCGCCCAGCGCGAGCAGTGGGCGAAACCCAGCGGCATGGACTTCAGCACCGTCAACGTCTTCGCCGGGCAGCACGTCCGGCCCGGGGACTGCGTGCTGTTCGACAAACCGGCGTGGAACCCCACGTCGCTGCGGCTCGTGAAGGACGTGCGGCCCGACGCGTTCGACGGCACCCGCGACATCGGGCTCGGAACTACCGCCGCGAGCCGGGGGTCGCTGTGGGACGACGAACTCGCCGTCCCAGACCTCGCCGGCCCCCTCGGCTCGTGCACCGTGGTCTGGTTCTTCACCGACTACGAACGCGACAGCGAGCGCATCATCCGGCACACGTCCAACGAGGTGTGGACACTGCCGCCGTACCACTTCGAGGACACCGAGGCGTTCGCCGCGCTCGCCCGGTCCGGACTGCGGATCGACGAACGCGCGACATTCAACGTCACCCAGGCGGTGAAGCTGGTGCGGTGA
- a CDS encoding class I SAM-dependent methyltransferase, translated as MFDLRRKARLKFQRAMSEVVAESDRRSRELTENQHDQTLAELSATNQELARVLSELSDARMEISDVQQRLGELEQQARRDITQALDVRATKEAAEFVLEHMPKAPVFWNPQDTLRYGLSQVEVEGLALEFGVASGTTLRIIVEQLKDAEHEVFGFDVFSGLPQTWRTGFPAGEFAQEKLPKVRGAELVPGLFEDTLSGFLEKHPGPVSFVHLDADLYSSTKSVLDRLEHRLVAGTVIVFDEFFNFPGWQEHEYRAWTEFVDRTGVDFEYLSYTANHEQVVVRITAPASPPG; from the coding sequence ATGTTCGACCTTCGGAGAAAGGCCCGTCTCAAGTTTCAACGTGCCATGTCCGAGGTTGTCGCCGAGTCCGACCGGCGGTCCCGCGAGCTCACCGAGAACCAGCACGACCAGACCCTCGCCGAGCTGAGCGCGACCAACCAGGAACTGGCCCGGGTGCTGTCCGAGCTGTCCGACGCCCGCATGGAGATCTCCGACGTCCAGCAGCGGCTCGGCGAACTCGAGCAGCAGGCCCGCCGCGACATCACCCAGGCGCTGGACGTGCGGGCCACGAAGGAGGCCGCGGAGTTCGTGCTCGAGCACATGCCGAAGGCGCCCGTGTTCTGGAACCCGCAGGACACGCTGCGGTACGGACTGTCGCAGGTGGAGGTCGAGGGGCTGGCCCTCGAATTCGGGGTGGCGTCGGGCACGACGCTCCGGATCATCGTCGAACAGTTGAAGGACGCCGAGCACGAGGTGTTCGGGTTCGACGTGTTCTCCGGGCTGCCGCAGACGTGGCGCACCGGCTTCCCGGCCGGGGAGTTCGCGCAGGAGAAACTGCCCAAGGTGCGGGGCGCGGAGTTGGTGCCCGGACTGTTCGAGGACACGCTGTCGGGCTTCCTCGAGAAGCACCCCGGACCGGTGTCGTTCGTGCACCTCGACGCCGACCTCTACTCGTCGACGAAGTCGGTGCTCGACCGGCTCGAACACCGACTCGTCGCGGGCACGGTGATCGTGTTCGACGAGTTCTTCAACTTCCCCGGCTGGCAGGAACACGAATACCGGGCGTGGACGGAATTCGTCGACCGCACCGGTGTCGATTTCGAGTACCTCAGCTACACCGCCAACCACGAGCAGGTGGTCGTGCGGATCACCGCACCAGCTTCACCGCCTGGGTGA
- a CDS encoding glycosyltransferase: MRLFGCSHDQKGARAPKALSVVVPAYNSAAVIEQTVRRVAERLAGHDVEIIVVENGSTDGTVDICTRLTADWAPGPVTLTVLRSEKGMGNALRAGAEASRGAHVLLTADDLPFGFDDLDGAEKFADDHDGRLPEVLIGSKAHPDSQVRRGALRGTLTWGFAALRRVVLGMRTGDPQGTVLMDGDLIRGLVPDLVEPGFLFTTELVYLAERAGLVPVEVPVRLSADHDSHETRISRADVLAMGVGLFRLRARHRDGGRLAWSGSAPRG, encoded by the coding sequence GTGCGCCTTTTCGGTTGTTCCCACGACCAGAAAGGCGCACGTGCGCCGAAGGCGCTCTCCGTCGTCGTGCCCGCCTACAATTCCGCCGCCGTCATCGAGCAGACCGTCCGCCGCGTCGCCGAACGACTGGCCGGCCACGACGTCGAGATCATCGTCGTCGAGAACGGCTCCACCGACGGCACCGTCGACATCTGCACCCGCCTCACCGCGGACTGGGCGCCCGGGCCCGTGACGCTCACCGTCCTGCGGAGCGAGAAGGGCATGGGCAACGCGTTGCGGGCGGGCGCCGAGGCGAGTCGCGGCGCGCACGTCCTGCTGACCGCCGACGACCTGCCGTTCGGGTTCGACGACCTCGACGGCGCCGAGAAGTTCGCCGACGACCACGACGGCCGGCTGCCCGAAGTGCTGATCGGGTCCAAGGCCCACCCCGACTCGCAGGTGCGGCGCGGCGCGCTTCGGGGCACCCTGACGTGGGGTTTCGCGGCGCTGCGTCGGGTGGTCCTCGGGATGCGCACCGGCGACCCCCAGGGCACCGTCCTGATGGACGGGGACCTGATCCGCGGCCTGGTTCCCGACCTGGTCGAGCCCGGGTTCCTGTTCACCACCGAACTCGTCTACCTCGCGGAGCGGGCCGGCCTCGTCCCGGTCGAGGTGCCGGTGCGTCTGAGCGCCGACCACGACAGCCACGAAACCCGCATATCCAGGGCCGATGTGCTCGCGATGGGGGTGGGACTGTTCCGGCTGCGGGCCCGTCACCGGGACGGAGGTCGCCTCGCATGGTCGGGGAGCGCGCCGCGAGGTTGA
- a CDS encoding helix-turn-helix domain-containing protein has protein sequence MNDDLPDLDGVLDAVGPRLKALRQQRGATLAQLSESTGISVSTLSRLEAGQRKPTLELMLLLARAHQLPLDELVDAPATGDPRVHLRPLDRNGTTIIPLTRRPGGIQAFKHVIPPGDPAAVPNLQVHEGYEWLYVLSGRLRLLLGEHDVILTPGEVAEFDTHVPHWFGNPGPQPVEILSLFGPQGERAHVRTVPRGTTPDSDRR, from the coding sequence GTGAACGACGACCTACCCGATCTGGACGGCGTCCTCGACGCCGTGGGACCGCGGCTCAAAGCACTGCGGCAGCAGCGGGGCGCGACCCTCGCCCAGCTCTCCGAATCCACCGGGATCTCGGTGAGCACGCTGTCGCGGCTCGAGGCCGGTCAGCGCAAACCCACCCTCGAACTGATGCTCCTGCTGGCCCGCGCCCACCAGCTGCCCCTCGACGAACTGGTCGACGCGCCCGCCACCGGCGACCCGCGCGTCCACCTGCGGCCCCTCGACCGCAACGGCACGACGATCATCCCGCTCACCCGCAGGCCCGGCGGGATCCAGGCGTTCAAGCACGTGATCCCGCCGGGCGACCCGGCCGCGGTACCGAACCTGCAGGTCCACGAAGGCTACGAATGGCTGTACGTCCTGTCCGGCCGGCTGCGACTGCTGCTCGGCGAACACGACGTGATCCTGACGCCGGGGGAGGTCGCGGAATTCGACACCCACGTGCCGCACTGGTTCGGCAATCCCGGACCGCAGCCGGTGGAGATCCTCAGCCTGTTCGGTCCCCAGGGCGAGCGGGCGCACGTGCGGACAGTCCCGCGGGGAACGACGCCCGACAGCGACCGCCGGTAG
- a CDS encoding NAD(P)/FAD-dependent oxidoreductase: MKDSYDVVVIGGGAAGLSGALTLSRARRSVLVIDAGEPRNAPAGHIHNYLGREGTPPGELLAIGREEVAGYGGEIVTGTVTSAEKIGDGEFRVTLADGRTVGARRLLVTTGLVDVLPDVPGVAERWGRDVLHCPYCHGWEVRDQPVGVLAGSPLAVHQALMWSQWTDQVTLFLNDANEPTGEEYEQLAARGVAVIDGAVSGLEVRGDRLTGVRLRTGRVFPLAAVVVPPLFRARADFLTTLGLGTTEMEMAGHVIGTAVAADATGATAVPGVWVAGNVADPKAQVIVAAGAGLTAAATLNADLIAEDTRLAVAGALSR, translated from the coding sequence ATGAAAGACAGCTACGACGTGGTGGTCATCGGCGGTGGCGCGGCCGGACTCAGCGGGGCGCTGACCCTGTCGCGGGCCCGCCGATCCGTCCTCGTGATCGACGCGGGCGAACCCCGCAACGCACCGGCCGGGCACATTCACAACTATCTGGGCCGAGAGGGCACCCCGCCCGGTGAACTCCTGGCGATCGGACGCGAGGAGGTCGCCGGATACGGCGGGGAGATCGTGACCGGCACCGTCACGTCCGCCGAAAAGATCGGGGACGGGGAGTTCCGGGTGACGCTCGCCGACGGCCGGACCGTCGGGGCGCGGCGGCTGCTCGTGACCACCGGTCTCGTCGACGTCCTCCCCGACGTCCCCGGGGTGGCCGAACGGTGGGGACGCGACGTACTGCACTGCCCGTACTGCCACGGCTGGGAGGTGCGGGACCAGCCGGTGGGCGTCCTGGCAGGCAGCCCGCTGGCGGTGCACCAGGCACTGATGTGGAGCCAGTGGACCGATCAGGTGACGCTGTTCCTGAACGATGCGAACGAACCCACCGGCGAGGAGTACGAGCAACTCGCCGCCCGCGGCGTCGCCGTGATCGACGGCGCGGTGTCCGGACTCGAGGTGCGCGGCGACCGGCTGACCGGTGTCCGGCTGCGCACGGGCCGGGTCTTCCCCCTCGCCGCCGTGGTGGTCCCGCCGCTGTTCCGGGCCCGCGCCGACTTCCTCACGACCCTCGGCCTCGGCACCACCGAGATGGAGATGGCCGGGCACGTGATCGGCACCGCGGTCGCCGCCGACGCGACCGGCGCCACCGCGGTTCCGGGCGTGTGGGTGGCAGGCAACGTCGCGGACCCGAAGGCGCAGGTCATCGTCGCCGCCGGAGCCGGACTGACCGCCGCCGCCACCCTCAACGCCGATCTCATCGCGGAAGACACCCGCCTGGCGGTCGCCGGAGCGCTCAGCCGGTAG